From the genome of Malus sylvestris chromosome 13, drMalSylv7.2, whole genome shotgun sequence:
TGTTCTTAAAATCCCTGAAATAAATGTGTTCATTAGTTACTGCTTTCAACTCCAACACACCCAGGCAAACAGATAGAGCATCTTACCATCTTGGTCATCGAAGTTAAGACTGATCATGTCAATAAACTTAATTTTCCAATAATTGATTACAGAGAAATCAACCGGTTTTCAGTTCTAGAATCAAATATGTTTTCCCGCTTTTATAAGGAAAAGTTAAAGGTGCTATTCCTAACAAGAAACCTTTTAAAGATTGAATTGTCATGCTTTGCTTCAAAAAGGTAGCCTTTGTTTCGTTGAAAAGGTATCCATCACCTGCTTGTGGGTGCTTCGAAACACATTCTGCAATTTTAATTCTTATGCAAAGGAACAATGTTTACGGTGTAGCATTGTCAAACAAGTTAAGGTTAGACTAACCAAACAAAGTTTTTAGCTAAACACAAGATAAGCTACTTTAAAATAACTGGTCAAGACTCGGCATATGTCTCACAGGACggattttttaagaaaactggTCCTATCAAGATACACTTCAATCACAAGTCATTTGGTGGAAAGGATTGCAGCTCTAGGGTTCTACAGAACGCCACTTTTAGGACAAACCATATCGCGGATCCAGAACTACATTTGTATTCATAAGTCAATTAACATCATTTTCACAATATCCGAAACCAAATACAAGCTGACTATAGTCCTTCCGCAATTCCATGGATAGTGACCTCTGCCTCCACTATGCAAGTATCGTTCAACAGAAACCCCTTGTGTGCCTGATTGAAGGTTTCCAGTTTAAGGAACGTAGACCAACCCCAATCCCGAGTTGATTTACTGAACCAGTTGTTAGCTGCACATAATACACCCTGATGTTATGAAGGATTCATACAATTAAACACTGAAATAGGACAATCTTTACCTGTAAACCACTCATGTTTGGCATGCATTTGATCTACAATGCGCAGGGAAAACTCTGCAAAGACTTTGAAACCAGGAACTTTTTCCGGATCATCCAATtccaagaaaagagaaatatgaGTACCCTTTCCATCGCCATTTCCCTCGGGATAGAGCAGTATCTTCCTGCAACGTTGGGAAGAATATGATGACTTTTTATTACGTATCTCTCGTTAATTGGGATGGGACCCTATTCACCTCACCTCTTTGGGTTTGAATTAAAAGAGCAAAGCCCTACATTTGAAGCAAAAATTCAACATGTTTTACGGTGATCGACCACATCTAGTGCGAAAGTTGTGTAGTTAAAATTGCATATGTAGTTTGATACTCAAAAACCATATGCTTTTGTTTGGAGGAAAATTGACTTTAGCTAACAAGGGTGATTAGTACTCTCTATTATCATGCAGGTAAAACAAGATGAGTGATACGAGATTATACTGtggattaaaaattaaaaattctctTATTAAGGGAATTAATATAAAGGGCCTAGAAGAGATACCATTTTCGTTCTCCCGCAGTGAATGGTTCTGATTCGCAGCAGTCAGCACTTAACTTTGAAAAGTTCTCAACCTTCCAAACATGCTTGCACATAACACCAACCTCGATCATCGATATTGACTCTCCTTTGCCAGCTCTTTTTTCTTTACAAACAAATACCTCAGCTCCAATCACACAGGAATCATCAATGACATATCCATTGGAAGCATCAGTAAATGATTTAAGAGCGATAAGCTTGTCAAATCCCGAATAACGCATCATCCCATGGAAACATATTTCCTTTTTATTGGCATCTACGGAAGATGTAGGGTAAAAAATAATATCAGCAAATGAGCAGTGAGCATTGCAATTTGCAAACAAGAAATTTTTCCAGTCTATGAATATGTTCACCTGATGAGAATTAACTTTTGAAGTTGGTATAATGTACCTTGAAGAACCAGGAACGTGCCTTTATTCTGATCAAGCAAAAAGAACCTGAAATCAACATATACTTCGCATCCCGTCTGAAGTGAATCAGCTCCAACCATTTCCAAGTAAACAGAGATGTGGCCTTCcacatttttcttcttgttgCCATTCGGGTAGAGCACTAGTTTCCTGGGAGCAAACATACAGTATGGGGCGTATGgctaacattttatttttaaccaGCTTACACAGCACATGATACACGAAACACATTATTGCATTACAGAGAAAATGTCATAGAACTAGTGTCTGACAGTGAGTGTGAAACATAAGTTTGCACAAGATGATATTAAACTAAAACTTTAGCAGATGATATAATGGGAGATTCACCATTTGTATCCTCCGGCTTCAAATCCACCCGACTCATATTTGTCCGCAAAAATTTCGGTTAGCCATGAAAATGACCCGATTTTTAGAGTGTAATGAGTTGGAGCTGAATCTGAATACGATGTTAAAAACCCTGaaacaaaatagttttgatgAAAGCGTATATCAGGCATCTCTGGCATATAACAATATCCTGAAATCTGAAAACCGCTAATATAAAGCAGATAAGTTATCTAACCATTTTGTCGAAAGGGATTGAAAGCCATGGCAATAAAATTGGAATTGATTAACAAACTGTTAAGGCTAAACAGTTATCTTTTGCTTCAAGAGGAGCTTACCTATATATATAATGCCATTAGAGAAGGAAGTACGGGCATCCAATgaaaagatttttcagtgtgcccCAAATAGTGTGgtatgccacatgtcattatacactttaaaaaaaaaacttctttcCAATTGTATGATAATATGTGGTGTATCACTTCGTGTTTTGAACAGACTAAAAAATCTCACCACACAATGAACTTGCTGCAGATTGGACGATATGTGTCTTTTCATCTCTCTATACTGTATTCAATAGCTTCATACACTGGATATACCTTCGGTTTGGTAAATTTGAAAGTGAAAAGATTGTATAAAGGAAGACGCGTATACTTTAATCTTCACACCACACAAAGGTCTTTCTTCACCGACACAAAGCACTCAAACCTTTATTCCCAAGCACAATGAGGCAATATTGATGCccattaaaatgaaaatttggaACTTTGAATTAGCAACATAACTTGAACCCGAGGCTACTACCTAGAAGAATATGAAAAGGTTCTTGTTAGTGCTGTTGCGATAATAGATTTAGGGACCGGTTTGCAGCTCCATTGAGAGGATTTGAATCCCatctggatcctctttgtgaggattcatattcatttatcgtatattgtacaattataaatcattttaatttttttatataaaattaaatacaaataatacTTTAAAATAACTAACCGCACGATGTATAAGATGCTAGGATATCTGAGATTTCATAAAAAGGATTAGGAGAGAATCCTTGTCCCCATTGAGAAATATTGGAAGCCAActtcaactttttctttttagctttaactttctcttttttctttgttgtcaactttttctttttgcttttctccttttttttttttcttcaacacaCATAGTCCTCACCTTATGGCAGAGGTAAGAGAACTTAATACCTAAGATCCGATACTATTAAAGTTGTCCCACTTTGATCTCGAGACATGACAAAAATAAACTGCCTATGTACATATGAAAGGGATCAAGCCAATCGTAGTTCACCATTTtgttaatctaaaaaaatttgtatTTGCAATGACTTCCAAAAATTCTCATGGCATTATCTGGTAGGAAGACATAGCGTTCTAGACAACTCACAATCAAGAACAAATAACATTTCAATAACTCTGATTCGCATACAGTTTTTGCTTACGTGTTCGTGGGATCGAGATTTATTTGAAAACATTAAGAGTGACCCAATACGGATTTTTAATGACTAATTATGAAAAACCGAACTTTGTAACTCTaagattaataaaaaataaattaaattccCAAAAATTCAAACCTAAGAGTCAATGAACCTATGTAGAAGAATTAATGAGCCTAATTGTTCAACGGGCCTAAATAACACTCACCCTCAAGTTGTTTTAACATATTTCCATGAATGATGGTTCAAGGCTTCAAGCCACTTTTGTAAGAGAAGAGAGGGTTTTAACAGGTTCCTTTAGATCATCCAATTCTAAGTGGAGAGAAATATGAGTACCCTTACCTTTCTGATATCCCTTAGGATAGAGCAGTAGCTTCCTGCAACAGCCATCACATGAAGAATAAGATTACATTTCAAGACATGAACATCCTACTTTAATTAAAACAACAGTTTTATACacattgaagaaaaaatttagCAAcccattgaagaaaaaaaattaacaaaggtgATTTAGCTCTATTATGATAGGAGGATAAGAGATTCGACGCTCGAGTAAGATTAACAACATTTTCTATAAAAGGTTTTGATAAGATGGTGAATGACTTTTCGAGAGTTAAATATCTTATCATCAAATATACCACCTCAAGTCTTCAGCAGTGAATGCTTCCGAGTAGTAGCACCCAACATATGCATCTAACTTTGACAAGTTCTCAACCTTCCAAACATGCTTGTGCATAACGCGTTGTTAATCAAGTTCTCAACAAGAACTTAATTATATCCCATAGTAAATCACTTCTACCCTCTTTGCACTGAATAGCTACTGAATAGCTATTAATGTTGCTTTCTATAACCAAATATCATAATCCAAACAAAGTTTTTTGGGTAATGCTaaggaaactaaatttgtagacaaaattttgtaaactcaatgatatggaagttgatgattggattattactcaaatgttgattaacgtgtttatttcttattgatgatACATCTTTGTAAATTTAGTCTACTTAGCATTACTCAAGTTTTTTTATGCTAAACACTAAGATGCTATACTGAGTgacagattttttatttttgtttttgttataaGCAACACTCTACATCATTCAACACTGAAGGGAAGGGGagggtttgaaatttgaacCGGCCGGGACACGATTTAATAGATGATACATGAATGTTGAACCGTTTCTTTTGGCTGTTTCTAAAAAGGCATTATTACGTAAATGTTAAGGTTATATCAATCTTAAATAACCTCACACGATAAGGTGACATGTTAAAAATGTGCATGTCAATGGCTCAATATGTTTAACGCATTACAcattttaaaagaagaaaaggggcCTTTCAATTCATAAAAGTAACAAACTTCACCCTAAATTTATTACAAACATCAAAATACTCTTCAATAACAAGTCATTTGGTGAACAAGGACTTTAGAACTGGGGTTTGATAAGCCACATTTAGACATGTGCTTTTACAATTTCATGGACTAACATGCCTTCCCTTAATCAAAACATCATTTTAGCAAATCAAACATTTGTCCCTTCATTCGTAACATCATTTTAGAAATAGCAAAATTAACATACGACGTGCCGACTACAATGCTGTTGCAGTTCCACGGATTGTGACAACGGCCTCCGTTATGCAAGAATCCTTCACGGAAAATCTTCTGTCCGAATTATCGAGAGTGTCCAGTGAAATAAAGCTAGGCCAACCCCAACTGGTAGTCGAGGAACTGGACCATATTAGCTGCACAGAATAAACCCACATGTTATAAAGGAtgaataaattaaacactaaaataggaCAATCTTTACCTTTAAATCTCTCATGTTTGGGGTGCAATTGAACGACAATGCGCAGGGAAAACTCTGCAAACACTTTGAAACCAGGATATTTTTCCGGATCATCCAattccaagtgaagagaaatatgaGTACCCATTCCAGCGCCATTTTGCCTTGGGATAGAGCACTATCTTCCTGCAACAAGATGAGTGATAAGAGATTATACAGtggattaaaattttgaatagaTCTTAAGGTAATAATATAAAAGTCCAGGCAGAGATACTATTTCCGGCAGTGAAGGGTTCTGATTTGTAGAGGTCATCACCTAACTTTGAAAAGTTCTCAACCTTCCAAACATGCTTGTGGATGACAGCATCCTTGATCGTCAATATAGACTCTACTTTGCCATCTCTTTTTTCTATACGAACAAAGACCTCAGCACCAATCACGCAGGAATCATTAATGACATAACCGTTGGAAGCATCGGTAACTGATAAAAGATAAGCTTATCAAATCCCGAATAACGCATCATCCCATGGAAGCATTTTTCCTTTTTGGCATCTATGgaatatgaaaagaaaaaaaataatgatcagGAAATGAGTAGGACTAGAGAGCATTGCAATTTAACAAGAAAAATTTCGGGTCTATGAATATGAtcacttgatttttttttttttcttttttttctcaaagAATATGATCACTTGATGGGAATTAGGTTTTGAAGTAGATATAATGTACCTTGAAGAACAAGGAACATGCCTTTATTCTGATCAAGCTCCTTCAGCTCCAACCATTTCCAAGTAAACAGAGATGTAGCCTTCCgcaattttcttcttgtttccaTTCGGGTAGAGCACTAGTTTCCTGAGAGCAAACACACAGTATAATTGAAACATAAGTTTGCAGAAGATGTTATTAAACTCAAACGCGAGCAGAAGATATAATGAGGGTTTAACCATTTGTATCCTCCAGCGTCAAATTCTCCCGTCTCGTATTTGTCCGCCGAAGATTTGTTAAGCAATGAAAACGACCCAATTTTTAGAGCGTCATGCGTTGGAGGTGAATATGAATATCTAACCATTTTGTTGAAAGGAATAATAAGACATGGCAATAAAATTGAAATGGATTGACAAATGTAAAGGCTAACCTATATAATGTCATTAGAGGAGGTAACCTATATACAATGTCATTAGAGAAAGGAGTATGAGCATGCAATGAGCTTGCTGCACGTTGGACGAGATATGTCTTTTCATCTctctataatgtattaaatttaataaattcgTTGTTCAATCTCTTCGTTTTTCGATTtcattaaaaagaaaactacTGAATAGCTTCATACACTCTAAATTTCGATAAAGAAAGAGAGTAATTCAATATAATTCATATTAAGTGTATTTTTGCTAACCACCCTCCATTGCTCATCCTTCTTTCTTTACAAACAAAAACCTCATCTCCCTCCCGAAATTTAGATGAATTTAGTGTAGATTATCATATCgtgtcacaaaaaaaaaatgagcctCACAAGTAGTCTCCATTTCTTACAAAACATAGAGAATATCTTCGTTAATGTCCAACATTGCCTTTGGAAATAAAGAAACTTATCAATTTCAATCCTGACGAATGGTAGAATTAATGGCATGTTCTTTCTAGTTAGTGCATTTGTCCCTAATCTCCCTATCGCCTCATTTGGCAGCTAAAATTGGATTGGATTAATGGCATGTTTAATTACTTGGCATACGAGGTTGGAAAAGAAAGTGACAAGAAATCCGCACGGTTTTGTCATGTGCAGTGCACATATAAAGCACATCACTTCCTTTCCTTACCCCAAGTGAGTGAGTGGGATTTGATACCAATGCAGTCATCATATCTCTCTTGTTCCTACAAGGGCGGCTTGCACAGCATGAGCTGAATTATGAATTGAATGGCATCGGTAACATAAGTCTGGATGCCTATCCAGTGCAATCTAAAGCCAAATTTTTGGTAGTGGAAGGAATAGGATGAGAAAGAATGAGTACGAGATAAACAATCATCGCCATCGCCATGGCCATGGCCATGCAAGTCATCAATTTCTACAATCAACAATACAAAACGTTGGCAATGAAAACGTACAAGTCTCCGGTTGGAAGTTGGATTCTTAATCATAAACATCAGAAACTCATAAACTACGGCTTCCTTTCTGGAAATACTTtgcaatcaataaaaaaaaatctaaaaccgacagaactGGTCGCCCCCCAACTGATACGCGTATAACTGTATATGCACAACATAGCGTGCGAAAAGTGTCAACTTTACGACTATAATCAGACTAGTAAGGGTTCCAACGACACTTCACAGCTGTAACCAGACTAGTAATCATTCCTCATACCCAGAAGGATCAAAAGTCCCCAGCTATGACGACACTCCTCCGGACCTTGGCCTTGTGTACCCAAGGTTGATTAGCTTCTGAACCAACAATTTTTCAGCATCTGCCTGAAATCACAAAAAGAAGGGGCAAATGATTCAGTGAAAATAGCTAACAAAATGTGCAAACACGAACAATCCATTCCTGTGTATATGTAAACGACATCAGATAGTCTTATGTTCATGTGTGTTTCTCTATGTGTTCAAGAAGAGGGTACAGACCTCAAGCATGGGACTATTCTTAGGAATGTTGCAAGCCAGGATTATGTTAAGTCCAGTCTTTAACACTGAAAATAACGGCATGTCAGACAATGGAGGAGGCGGAAAaaactacaaaaataaaaagacgaTGACAGACCCAAATTTATGTGAACAAAATTGATAACCTACCTAATCTTCGAGCAATGCCCGAACCTGTATTATCAGAAGCCCCTCCAAGTATGGATGTAACACCCACTGTATTCTGTGGCATCAATTGTAATGATTGTAGTTAAAAAAATGTAATCCCAAGCAGCACAAAGAGGTCAGAATTCACAAGTGTAAAGAGAGATTAATTTTAGAagaaatttaacacaaaattacCAACTTACAGGTCTCATAGGTGCTGCTGCATACAAATGCCCAATTTTTGCAGAGTTGCAACCAATCCATGCATAGATCTACACTCATAATAATCAgaaattttaacccaattcagaTTTTGTTCAGAGTTTCAAACTTCTGACTCTGAGAATCGATCCATTTTTAACAACACGTGCAAATAACCGCCTACATTTTTCTAAgcagaaataaaaaaaaccccaatTTTGGCAGATTTGTGAACCGATCCATGCATATATCTACACTCAAAATAATGGAAAAGATTTACCCAATTCAGAAGTTGGTCAAAGTTTCAAACTTCTGAAAGTTATTTAACCACATCTGCAAATAATCACCTAGATTTTTCCAAGTAAAATAAAGAATTAACACCAATTTTGCAAAGTTGCTATCAATCCTTGCCTATAATTACAGTCAAATTAATGACCAAATTTTGACTTGGGCAGTTCAATTCAGCATTAAATTGAACAAACAAGAGGAGAGATGTGGATGGAAGACGAACCTGCTTGGGAAGGCGGATGATTTGGAGGTGGAAGGCGGTTTCGTTGACGACCTCACTGAAGCACGTGATTTGCAAACCACCGGCATCGCCGTCGTCGTTGGTGTAGCTCGGACCAGTCGGTTCTTCGTGTTTGGAAATTTGAGCGGAGCTAAACGCGTCGTTTAGAGCGCCGAGGTCTAAATCACTCCGCGCCATTGCTCACCGGAAACGAGCAGAGTGGGACACAGAAGGTCACAAGGCAAGGGCTTTAGATGGGCTAAGCGGGCTTTCACTTTTACGTTTAAGGTAAAAGTGGTTAATCATCATATTTCTAcgtttttttataattttggtaATATACATGAGAAAGTTAAAAACACACAATAATGCACCACTTTTTTTTACAAGTGTATTTTAACAATTCAAATcgtttattttttagaaaattaTTCATAGATtatctttgcaaaaaaaaatttaaacaaatccaaaactattaagacattcatttgtattgaagaaaatgaaagaatacGGTTCTATAAAGATCCCTAATCCAACATTCATATAGCTTCAGATTTGAGTGATTTTTTATAGACACAATTTTTGAGGAAAGATCTAAAACAGAAGATTTGAATCATTGAAGTATATTACAAAATAAGCTTCACAAAAATGTGCATTACAAAATATGTGAAAATGTGATATCACAGATCCGTCCCTGTTATATATACCCATTACATATATATTCTTTAgtgtaaaacaaaaatttgCACAATTATTTAATACAAATAATTATTTCTAACTACAATCAATGCATTACAATGAGATTATGTAGAGCAACCCACCCTTTTCTTCACTCAACAGTCTCAACCTAAGGAATAAGGATATAAACTTAAAAGACaacaaaaatgaataaattTCAATAAAATCAATGGATACAGAATGTACAGCAGAATTTGAAAGGAAACTAATAGCCCGCATCAGCAACATATTCTTAGGTAGCCATCTTCAGTTCCAACCAGGAACAACCTTGAGAAGGGTAAAATACTTATGCTTGACAACACCGAAAAATTTCTTGCTCCGTGATCCGCCATGTACAGTTTTTGACATGTAACAGCCTGCTGTCCGTCCTGAGAAATGATAACCACAACCGTCTATCTGTTAGTCTTAAAAAGAAAATGTGAGCGAGTGCAAATCATATATGTGCGAGACATGGTGATAAAAGTTCAGCGACATTTACATCATCGGAGGATTTAGACAGAGAAGAAATTCCAATCTTATTTCTGGAAATTGAAATAACGTCTTGGCCCCACACGGAGAATGAAGATACACCGTCTGTGTGACCCTGAAGAATTGTGGGCTGAGATGGCCAATTCCTGCATAAGGAGTTGACAAGTTTTAGAGAGAGCTGGATAGTGTATGCATTCGTTACAGAATGTCTGGATCTGGAATTACCTTCTCAAGTCCCAAATTCTTAAAGACCTGTCAAGAGAGCTGGACACAAGTAAATGGTCCTCTGGTGCAGCCAACTGCACCCGTTAAACGATAAATTAGAaatgaatttgatttaaaatgaaGATTTTTCTCTGGCTTTTTCTGCAATACCTTTGTCACGTATCCATCATGAGCCTTCCAAGAGGATATAACATTTCCGCTCCTTGCATCAAATAATCTACAATGACCAGAACTCAATCCAGCTGCAATCcaagagggtgaagaagctCCATCCGGCTGCATTTTATCAGACCCACAGGAGCATATGGAAGAAATAAGAGAAGGATATCCAGACTCCATAGAATCCCCCCTCcaaaggtgaagcttttgtccTCGGACAACATCAATGAACCTGTAAGATTCAAGGAACATTAAAAAAACCGAAGTTGCGTGAAACATTATCTCATCTACACCAGCTTGTAAGGGGATATATGTGCAATACTATTTATCTACCTGAGTGAACCATTTCCAGTGCCAACTACAAGCTTTTCACCAAGTTCTGTCTGATGCATACAAGTATACAAGCTCCCATCAAATGCCCCAGTCAATATTCCACTCGACTGTGCATTGGAACTGAGCATATTAACCTGGTCAAGATTGGCCctggaggaagaagatggagggCTTGCAACATGTGCAGAATCCACAGATGGTTCAGAGTATACTGAAATTAATTTTCCAGTTCGGCTACTCCAAACATGTATCGTTCCATCACAGGATGCAACTCTTCCACTAGACGATAAGACACAAATATCGTTCACAACCTAGGAACAACAAACAATAATCATTGTGATTAATAGGAATACAGTAAAAAAGGTTTCAATTTAACAAGGTATAAGCAAACCTCCTCGTGGCCATAGTATCCTGATACACAATTGCTTCTAGCCAGCTCCCATTTTTGAACAGTCCCTTTGAACCCTGCACCAATTCCTGCTGTAAAAACCGTACATTCATCTGGGCAGACAGCTAAATACCTTAAGGCCCCAGGGTGCGCACGAACTGAGTATATAACAGATGCTCTGATCTTCCATGGATGTTCATCCTTCACACCCCCAGCACGGGCCAGAAAATCAGGCCCATCCCAGCTAGAAGCTGGACTAGGGAACCAAAACCAGGGCTCGAATTTAAAATTTGATGGATGCATTTCAGCTGAACTCTGATGCATTGCAGAGAACCGTTTTTGAGGCATCATGTTTTTGGCACCTCTAGTTCCTTGTGATTGTGGAATTGACCATCCAACCCCATTAAGCAACAGCTTAGCAGGACTGTATTCAGGAGTTGAGCGATTGCTGAATGCAGATCTTTTACTGAGTATAGTGTCTGAACCACTTCGAGACAATTCTCCTGTGTGTTCCCACTGAATCACGACAGGTTCAGAATATGAAGTGCAAAATTTTTGGATATGTTTCAGGTACCCCTATAACTTTTCTGTgtctatgtgtgtgtatatctgtctttgagagagagagtgcatgTGAAAGAAACACTACTGTACCTTCCAGTTATGATATTGTAGAAGATATTGCTCAAGTAATAACCATGTTGTACAACACTGACGAAGCTTCTCTATCCCAAGAAGGTATGCAAAAGAAGGATACAGAAGCAACCTGCCAACAACCTAGTAATTCAACACATATTTGAGGCAGGCAATAACAtgttcaaaatttatattccaGCGTAACCTAGTAACTAAGCAGGGACAATGAACTGTAAAAAGAACTCACGCAAGGTCCATACGACTTTCAATCAGACCCCCTCCGTCAATTATTGGCTTTGAACTCTTCAGCCTTCTGCCAAAGGAAGTAGAAGCATTAGCCTTTCTCGGTGAGAAAGCAAGCTCATCAAATAGCTCTTTAAGTTGTGGCAAAACATGCAATGCTGTCAAATCTGGTCCTATCCGTTCACAAACTGCCATTAGGGTAGTAGCAGCAACCTGGACAAGAGAGGTATTATAGCATTACTGGAAACTGTAACGCAATGGCTAGTATGTGAGAAATTGCAGCCCTTGCAACTGGGTGACAATCATTGGATTTCTGAAACAAGTGTAAATGCATGCACAAGCATCACCTGAAGCACTCTATGTTCAAAATTTGTCTCCATAAGAACCAGAACCTGTGGGCAACTTTTATCCTGTATAAtataaaaattcaattatttccaAGAACACTCCTAGTTTTCACATTGAATTAATAAGGAAAGAAAATCGCATACTTCAACTAGCTCCTTCGCAACCACCTCCCTTGGCAAAAATGCAACAAGGCCATCTATTGTCGTCAAACAATCAATAAGAGCAAAAGCACTCCAGCTGTGGACAGGCTCAGGCTTATTCATACGTGAAACGCCAATACAGGAATGAAACACATGTTTTAGCAACGGCAGCATCTGTCTGACAATGAAGTTCTCTCCCAATAGACCACCTGAAATTTGAGAACATAAAAGAATTAGAAGAAGAACATACCAATTCGAgaaaaaatcacatcaaaattcGTTGAACAAGAATACCAATTCGAACCAGCACGTCAATTCCATCACTACTGAGACCTTTCCCAAAGCATTGGATCAGGGGCAAGATTGTCTGGTGAAAGAATAATGGTTAGCTGGAGTATTGTGAGTTTTTGTTTGTCCATTTCTAAGACAGATTCGCacaattttaattttgtgaAGTCACAAAGGCAAGAATACTGGGTTGGTTTAACCTGATGAATGGTAATAGGTATACCAAGTTCTTCACTTGAGCAAATAAGCAGCACGGAAGCAGCGGTTGCTGAACTATTATGAGCGGCAGTATATAAGTTCAATATAACAAGAGGATGTACAGTTTCAAGATATACTTGTTTGCCAGTTCGATTCCATATCTCTCGAACAAAGGAGTCTTGTAGAATCGAAACCTTTAGATGTGAATAAACTGTAGTCTGAAACAAAGATGTCTATAAGAAACAGTTCAAGAAGATATTCCcaataaaactgaaaaaaaataaatctcaAAACTAACC
Proteins encoded in this window:
- the LOC126597762 gene encoding uncharacterized protein LOC126597762; this translates as MARSDLDLGALNDAFSSAQISKHEEPTGPSYTNDDGDAGGLQITCFSEVVNETAFHLQIIRLPKQIYAWIGCNSAKIGHLYAAAPMRPNTVGVTSILGGASDNTGSGIARRLVLKTGLNIILACNIPKNSPMLEADAEKLLVQKLINLGYTRPRSGGVSS
- the LOC126595173 gene encoding uncharacterized protein LOC126595173 isoform X2, giving the protein MFAPRKLVLYPNGNKKKNVEGHISVYLEMVGADSLQTGCEVYVDFRFFLLDQNKGTFLVLQDANKKEICFHGMMRYSGFDKLIALKSFTDASNGYVIDDSCVIGAEVFVCKEKRAGKGESISMIEVGVMCKHVWKVENFSKLSADCCESEPFTAGERKWKILLYPEGNGDGKGTHISLFLELDDPEKVPGFKVFAEFSLRIVDQMHAKHEWFTANNWFSKSTRDWGWSTFLKLETFNQAHKGFLLNDTCIVEAEVTIHGIAEGL
- the LOC126595173 gene encoding uncharacterized protein LOC126595173 isoform X1; its protein translation is MAFNPFRQNGFLTSYSDSAPTHYTLKIGSFSWLTEIFADKYESGGFEAGGYKWKLVLYPNGNKKKNVEGHISVYLEMVGADSLQTGCEVYVDFRFFLLDQNKGTFLVLQDANKKEICFHGMMRYSGFDKLIALKSFTDASNGYVIDDSCVIGAEVFVCKEKRAGKGESISMIEVGVMCKHVWKVENFSKLSADCCESEPFTAGERKWKILLYPEGNGDGKGTHISLFLELDDPEKVPGFKVFAEFSLRIVDQMHAKHEWFTANNWFSKSTRDWGWSTFLKLETFNQAHKGFLLNDTCIVEAEVTIHGIAEGL